One Ornithinicoccus hortensis genomic window, GTGACGTGCACGAGGCCGGGTTCGAGCTCCCCGAGCGGGGCGTCCAGCCGGTGCGCCACCTCCCGGCCCGCCAGCACCTCGGCGACCCGGCGGGCCAGGCCCGGCCCCTCGAGCGCGAGCACCACGCGCTGGTCCGCCGCGATCCACTCGCGCAGGTCGGCGAGGACGGCCTCGGTGTCCCCGCGGTATGCCGGCACCGCCGAGGAGGACACGTCGAGCTGGCGGACGGTCTCCTCGGGCCGGTCCCCGGCCGGGTCGTCCGCGAGCGCGGCGAGCTCGGTGTCGGCGGCGAACGAGGCGAGCGACCACCACGGACGGCCCGTCGCGAGCGCGTGCTCCCTGGTCTGGGCCAGGCTCCAGTAGGAGGCGGTGCCCAGCACCTCCTCGAGGTCGACGGGCGTGGCCGAGCTCCCGCCACCGGCCGCGGCCGCCCAGCTGGCACCGAGGAACTCGGCGCTGGTCGTGACCAGGTCGTGCGCCCGCGTCCGGACCCGCTCGGGGTCCAGCAGCAGCACCCGGGTGTCCTCGGTCAGGCAGTCCAGGACGGACTCCATCCCGTCCACCAGGGCGGGGGCCAGCGACTCCATCCCCTCCACGGCGATGCCCTCGGCCACCTTGCCCAGCAGGTCGGCGACGCCGGGGAGCTGCTCGACGAGTGCCGCGGCCCGCTCCCGCACCTGCGGGGTCAGCAGCACCTCCCGGCACGGGGGCGCCCACAACCCGTGGGGCGCGATCTCCAGCGACCGCTGGTCGGCGACCTTGAACCAGCGGATCTCCTCGACCGTGTCGCCCCAGAACTCCACCCGCAGCGGGTGTTCCTCGGTGGGCGGGAAGACGTCGAGGATCCCGCCGCGCACGGCGAACTCGCCACGGCGCTCCACGAGGTCGGTCCGCACGTAGGCGGCCCCGGCCAGCGCCTCGACCACCTGCTCCAGCGGGCGTTCGTCCCCGGCGTGCAGCTCGACCGGGACCAGGTCGCCCAGCCCGCGCACGATCGGCTGCAGCACCGCCCGCACCGAGGCGATGACCACCCGCAGGGGGCCGTATGCCGGGTCCGCCGGGTCCGGGTGCGCCAGGCGCCGCAGCACGGCCAACCGGCGCCCGACCGTGTCGCTGCGCGGGCTGAGCCGCTCGTGCGGCAGGGTCTCCCAGCTCGGGAAGGTCGCGACCGCGTCGGCCGGCAGGAAGTCGCGCAGCGCGGCGGCCAGGTCGTCGGCCTCCCGCCCGGTCGCGGTGACCGCCAGCATCGGGGCGGCGCCGGCGAGCTCGGCGACCAGCGCCGGGCGGGCGCCGGGGGTCACCGAGACGTCCACCAGGGGTTCGCCGGACGCGGCCGCCTCCAGGGCGGCGGTGACGCCCGGGTCACGGGTGATCGTGCCCAGCAGGGGCAGCAGGTTCATGGGTCTCCCGGGGAGTGAGTTCTCGGCGCACCAGGGTACGCGCCGTGACCGACAGGCCGACCAGAGCGCAGGCTCCCATTAGGCTGACCGGCAGAGGGAACCCACCGACGGCCCCGGACACGTGCCGTCGTGGGTCCGAACGAGGAGGAACGCAGGGTGCTGACGCAGACGGGGAACAGGGCGGGACACCGAGGGCCGGGTGCCAGGGTGCCGTGGCTGGCCACGCTGGCGGCGCTGGTGCTGTGGGCGGTCGTCCTGGTCGCCCCGCCCGCCGGTGCCGAGGAGCCGGGCAACCTCAGCGACCAGATCCACGACACCGCCGGCGTGCTGTCCGGGTCCGAGGGCGAGGTGCAGGACGCCCTCGACCAGCTCCAGGACGACGCCGGCCTGCAGCTGTGGGTCGCCTACGTCCCGACGTTCGACGGACTCACCGGCGCGGAGTGGGCCGAGCAGACCTTCGACGCCTCCCAGATGGGCGGCAACGACGTGCTGCTCGCCGTGGCGGTCGAGGACCGCGCCTACTCGTCCTGGACCACGGAGCAGAGCGGGCTGACCCCGGAGGGCATGTCCGTGGTGGAGCAGGACTTCATCGAGCCGGCGCTCGGCGACGACGACTGGGCCGGTGCGGTCGTGGCCGGAGCCGAGGGCCTGGCGCAGGTGCACGACGACCCGCCCTCCACCGGCGGCGGGTCCAGCGGATCCGGCGGGTCCTCCTCCGGGGGTGGCATCGACGTCCCCTGGTTCTTCCTGGTCCCGGCGGGAGCGATCGCCGCGTCGGGCATCATCAGCGCGCGCGGTCGCAGGGCCGCCCGGCGCCGTCCTGCCCCGCCGGCCGGGATGCCCACCGAGAACGCCACGACGCAGGGGGTGCCCACCCAGGAGCTGGAGCGGCAGGCCGCCGAGGCCCTCGTCGGGCTGGACAACGCGGTGCGCTCGGCCGAGGAGGAGCTGGCCTTCGCCGAGGCACAGTTCGGGGAGCAGCGCACCCAGGAGTTCCACCAGGTGCTGGGGCACGCCAAGGAGCAGGCCCGACAGGCCTTCTCGCTGCGCCAGCAGCTCGACGACGACCGGGAGGAGCCGGAGCCGGTCGCCCGGACCATGCTCGGCCAGATCATCGCGCTGTGCTCGGGGGCCCGGTCCGCCCTGGACCAGCGCGCTAAGGAGTTCGCGAAGCTGCGCTCCCTGGAGGACCGGGTGCCCGAGTTCCTCGAGGAGCTCGCCGGACGGGTCACCGAGGTGCGGGGCCGGTTGCCGGTGGCGGAGCAGCAGATCCAGGGCCTCTCGGCCCGCTACCCGGCGATGGCGCTCGGGACCGTCACCAAGCAGAAGGACCAGGCGGCCCAGCTGTTGGACAGCTGCGACGGCTTCATCGCGGCCGGGCGGGAGTCGGTCGGCAGCGGCAACCGCCCCTCCGCGGTGGCCGCGGCCCGCGCGGCCGAGGAGGCCATCGGCCAGGCGGTCCGGCTGCTGGACGCGATCGACCGCGCCGGCGACGAGCTGGCCAACTCCCGCGAGGCCCTCTCCCAGGCGATCGCCTCGATCAGCTCCGACATCCGGGACGCGGC contains:
- a CDS encoding TPM domain-containing protein; this translates as MPWLATLAALVLWAVVLVAPPAGAEEPGNLSDQIHDTAGVLSGSEGEVQDALDQLQDDAGLQLWVAYVPTFDGLTGAEWAEQTFDASQMGGNDVLLAVAVEDRAYSSWTTEQSGLTPEGMSVVEQDFIEPALGDDDWAGAVVAGAEGLAQVHDDPPSTGGGSSGSGGSSSGGGIDVPWFFLVPAGAIAASGIISARGRRAARRRPAPPAGMPTENATTQGVPTQELERQAAEALVGLDNAVRSAEEELAFAEAQFGEQRTQEFHQVLGHAKEQARQAFSLRQQLDDDREEPEPVARTMLGQIIALCSGARSALDQRAKEFAKLRSLEDRVPEFLEELAGRVTEVRGRLPVAEQQIQGLSARYPAMALGTVTKQKDQAAQLLDSCDGFIAAGRESVGSGNRPSAVAAARAAEEAIGQAVRLLDAIDRAGDELANSREALSQAIASISSDIRDAARLAPKDQTVQRAVAKAREVIERGQDAHTSGDPLAALAALDAAEYQLDTLLEPMRDAESHRTKVRVDFTERAQRVGARLRSIDETISTTRGAVNSSARTRISEALRLFDQAQAAAAEDPTQASSLLNRAEQLGEQALSEAQQDIDRFDDWGGGRSRRSGGLDPVSLILGGILSGGGHHHGGWGGGGGSSWGGGGGGGGFGGGGGFGGGGGGGGGFGGGGGRF